From Haloglomus litoreum, the proteins below share one genomic window:
- a CDS encoding DUF5787 family protein, with protein MREYAFELALCAHYESETEGLLARQLGASCHGSRVMDVVELLPGPRFDERVSLCSGTIPAPVLESDIGPGTARDPRRALDVHPDRVEGIVDAAVDAGYLERERRNGRDLVRATGRYPERWCGRLRGIENKPDLGRPGDLERQLRTDVSLGLLDEAVLATASHVTGAHLNRIPDAVGVWRFAPDTGEREVVREPTPLDVEWGVEPLDEHPGRTDIAVVSPAEKRRARRRLAERAFGKGWRPAAEAWPDCARIEVGERGGTGPLPDCPWKGRVVDPAGECGPACGGFVSGAAPPVDAASARADATAWDPDAGERRRQTGLGRFADSE; from the coding sequence GTGCGCGAGTACGCCTTCGAACTGGCCCTCTGTGCCCACTACGAGTCCGAGACAGAGGGTCTCCTCGCTCGGCAGCTCGGCGCCTCCTGCCACGGCTCGCGCGTGATGGACGTGGTCGAACTCCTGCCGGGCCCGCGGTTCGACGAGCGCGTCTCGCTCTGTTCGGGGACGATTCCGGCGCCGGTCCTCGAGAGCGACATCGGCCCCGGCACCGCGCGGGACCCGCGGCGGGCGCTCGACGTGCATCCGGACCGCGTGGAGGGCATCGTCGACGCGGCGGTCGACGCGGGCTACCTCGAACGCGAGCGCCGGAACGGCCGCGACCTGGTGCGGGCGACGGGGCGCTACCCCGAGCGCTGGTGCGGCCGCCTGCGCGGCATCGAGAACAAGCCCGACCTCGGCCGGCCGGGCGACCTCGAACGACAGTTGCGGACGGACGTCTCGCTCGGACTGCTGGACGAGGCCGTACTGGCGACGGCCTCGCACGTCACCGGCGCGCACCTGAACCGCATCCCCGACGCCGTCGGCGTCTGGCGGTTCGCCCCCGACACGGGCGAGCGCGAGGTGGTGCGGGAGCCGACGCCGCTCGACGTCGAGTGGGGCGTCGAGCCCCTCGACGAGCACCCCGGCCGCACCGACATCGCGGTCGTGTCGCCCGCCGAGAAGCGCCGGGCGCGCCGGCGCCTCGCCGAGCGCGCCTTCGGAAAGGGCTGGCGCCCCGCCGCCGAGGCGTGGCCCGACTGCGCCCGCATCGAGGTCGGCGAGCGCGGCGGGACGGGGCCGCTTCCGGACTGTCCGTGGAAGGGTCGGGTCGTCGACCCGGCGGGCGAGTGTGGCCCGGCGTGCGGGGGGTTCGTTTCGGGTGCAGCGCCCCCCGTCGACGCCGCGTCGGCCCGCGCCGACGCGACGGCCTGGGACCCCGATGCGGGCGAGCGGCGGCGGCAGACCGGGCTCGGCCGGTTCGCCGACTCGGAGTGA
- a CDS encoding PQQ-binding-like beta-propeller repeat protein produces the protein MAGTTLGVAAVPGAVTGRRASDGLVYAASETGELAAFSVATGEKQWSYEFPNNPDLIAQKGGPPLVWNGTVYLGAQELHAVDAATGEREWVFEGRQRLKTSAVWPPTVHDGTVYVVQNTGGQTALREEGDLEDQGSVPLYALDAETGEREWRTESPMLTGHCQAPLVYDGTVFVLGYHALGGALSAYDAATGAQSWGKVSPYGDLPIDLPQYGPVEVDGIIYIMGGRGGLPGFDPETGETVSRGGANGRLAATPYAPTRGKLSAFGSTLLSASGSTLDRFMPARDGERVPGTTRGGNYPFDNVGELGGVDDSFRRSAFVVGRPTATRHPYLVVGAQRWKFGVGAEPEGDARFQATSMNPTIPDPDPEWVYSQRFLVNPTVAGRTVFIGGEELTALDLQDGTVRWSSDAIDGRIVTAPTVAASPEGGHSIDERIRHQTLNHHDELGPRPANVRVGIGRLSAAGVAPADEYWFPDGGIDPPSARLNNEVRYVGRVDTDGRVVVPRSAVEAFQAEHDTVPGVLIQLHNTGAVTAEKSVDVRVGGRTRTTTVPLQGYGAGFLCLFEERAAVPGYAQPGIEADSARSYLSSAALVDIPGEQLVTGGPTELTVSTPDHERTIRFGDGASSATPEPTESRTATGSPTERTGPEDDPERTASDAAGPGFGVVSGLTALAAGGYARYVSRARDDGE, from the coding sequence GTGGCGGGTACGACACTCGGGGTGGCCGCCGTCCCCGGAGCCGTCACGGGTCGACGGGCCTCCGACGGGCTCGTCTACGCCGCCTCCGAGACCGGTGAGCTGGCCGCGTTCTCCGTGGCCACCGGGGAGAAACAGTGGAGCTACGAGTTCCCGAACAACCCCGACCTGATCGCACAGAAAGGGGGGCCGCCACTGGTCTGGAACGGGACGGTGTATCTCGGCGCCCAGGAACTGCACGCCGTCGATGCCGCGACCGGTGAACGGGAGTGGGTGTTCGAGGGGAGACAGCGGCTCAAGACCAGCGCCGTGTGGCCACCGACCGTCCACGACGGAACGGTCTACGTCGTGCAGAACACGGGGGGACAGACCGCGTTGCGGGAGGAGGGCGACCTCGAAGACCAAGGTTCGGTGCCCCTGTACGCGCTCGATGCCGAGACGGGCGAGCGCGAGTGGCGGACGGAGAGCCCGATGCTCACGGGGCACTGCCAGGCGCCGCTGGTGTACGACGGGACCGTGTTCGTACTCGGGTATCATGCACTGGGTGGGGCGCTATCGGCCTACGACGCGGCGACCGGCGCACAGTCGTGGGGCAAGGTGTCCCCGTACGGCGACCTCCCGATCGACCTCCCTCAGTACGGACCCGTCGAGGTGGACGGAATCATCTACATCATGGGTGGCCGGGGCGGACTCCCCGGATTCGACCCGGAGACCGGCGAAACCGTCAGTCGGGGTGGGGCGAACGGCAGACTCGCGGCGACGCCGTACGCACCCACGCGGGGGAAACTGTCAGCGTTCGGGAGCACACTGCTCTCGGCGTCGGGGAGCACGCTGGATCGGTTCATGCCGGCCCGGGACGGCGAGCGCGTCCCGGGCACGACGAGAGGGGGGAACTACCCGTTCGACAACGTCGGGGAACTGGGGGGTGTGGACGACTCGTTCAGGCGGTCGGCGTTCGTGGTCGGGCGGCCGACGGCCACACGCCACCCGTATCTGGTGGTCGGGGCCCAGCGATGGAAGTTCGGCGTCGGCGCGGAACCGGAAGGCGACGCCCGCTTCCAGGCGACCTCGATGAATCCGACGATCCCGGACCCGGACCCGGAGTGGGTGTACAGCCAGCGGTTCCTCGTGAACCCGACGGTCGCGGGGCGAACCGTCTTCATCGGCGGGGAGGAGCTGACCGCGCTGGACCTCCAGGACGGGACGGTCCGGTGGTCCTCGGACGCCATCGACGGCCGCATCGTCACGGCACCGACCGTCGCAGCGAGCCCGGAAGGCGGCCACAGCATCGACGAGCGGATCCGGCACCAGACGCTGAACCACCACGACGAACTCGGCCCCCGCCCGGCGAACGTCCGGGTGGGCATCGGTCGGCTCTCCGCAGCCGGGGTCGCCCCCGCCGACGAGTACTGGTTCCCCGACGGAGGTATCGACCCGCCGAGCGCGCGCCTCAACAACGAGGTCCGGTACGTCGGGCGCGTCGATACCGACGGCCGGGTCGTCGTCCCACGGAGTGCCGTTGAGGCGTTCCAGGCCGAACACGACACGGTTCCTGGAGTCCTGATCCAGCTCCACAACACCGGAGCGGTGACGGCCGAGAAGTCCGTCGATGTCCGGGTCGGAGGGCGGACGCGCACGACGACGGTTCCGCTCCAGGGCTACGGGGCCGGGTTCCTGTGTCTGTTCGAGGAGCGGGCGGCGGTGCCCGGGTACGCCCAGCCGGGAATCGAGGCCGATTCGGCGCGGTCGTATCTCAGCAGTGCGGCACTCGTCGACATTCCGGGGGAGCAGCTGGTAACCGGCGGTCCGACCGAGCTGACGGTGTCGACGCCGGACCACGAGCGGACGATCCGGTTCGGGGACGGCGCCTCGAGTGCCACTCCCGAACCGACCGAATCCCGGACAGCCACCGGGTCCCCGACCGAACGAACGGGGCCGGAGGACGACCCGGAGCGGACGGCGTCCGACGCGGCCGGGCCCGGATTCGGGGTGGTGAGCGGACTCACCGCACTGGCGGCCGGCGGGTACGCCCGCTACGTCTCGAGAGCCCGGGACGACGGGGAGTGA
- the mch gene encoding methenyltetrahydromethanopterin cyclohydrolase codes for MESLNVMAVELVDEAIDFRDELAIDTHELDNGATVLDFGVEAYGGIEAGLLLAEIATGGLATVQADASGTVEGATVPHVELTCDHPALALLCSQKAGWDEFPDGYDGLGSGPARALVAEEEEFRQTGFQDAADFATLLVESDTLPDEAVAESVADLAGVEPGSVFLPTYRTGSIAGSVATAARAGELAVYRLSELDYDPLDVLTVTARAPVAPVAGDEATAMARTNDALAYGASVHLTVDRDFDRFDEVPSTAAEEYGTPFEQFFDDVDWNLGSIPREVFAPAQVTIDVLGGPTHAAGATDESLLAESFGLD; via the coding sequence ATGGAGAGTCTCAACGTGATGGCCGTCGAGCTGGTCGACGAGGCCATCGACTTCCGGGACGAACTCGCCATCGACACCCACGAGCTGGACAACGGGGCGACCGTCCTCGATTTCGGCGTGGAGGCGTACGGCGGCATCGAGGCCGGGCTCCTCCTCGCGGAGATCGCCACGGGCGGCCTCGCGACGGTGCAGGCCGACGCCTCCGGCACGGTCGAGGGCGCGACGGTTCCACACGTCGAGCTCACGTGCGACCACCCGGCGCTGGCGCTGCTCTGCTCGCAGAAGGCCGGCTGGGACGAGTTCCCCGACGGCTACGACGGGCTCGGGAGCGGCCCCGCCCGCGCACTCGTCGCCGAGGAGGAGGAGTTCCGCCAGACCGGCTTCCAGGACGCCGCTGACTTCGCCACCCTTCTGGTGGAGTCCGACACGCTCCCCGACGAGGCCGTGGCCGAGTCCGTCGCGGACCTCGCGGGCGTCGAGCCCGGCAGCGTCTTCCTCCCCACCTACCGGACGGGCTCCATCGCCGGGAGCGTCGCCACCGCCGCCCGCGCCGGGGAACTCGCCGTCTACCGTCTCTCGGAACTCGACTACGACCCGCTGGACGTGCTGACGGTGACCGCGCGGGCGCCGGTCGCACCGGTGGCGGGCGACGAGGCCACCGCGATGGCCCGGACGAACGACGCGCTGGCGTACGGCGCGAGCGTCCACCTGACGGTCGATCGGGACTTCGACCGCTTCGACGAGGTCCCCTCGACCGCGGCCGAGGAGTACGGCACCCCGTTCGAGCAGTTCTTCGACGACGTGGACTGGAACCTCGGCTCGATCCCGCGCGAGGTGTTCGCCCCGGCGCAGGTGACCATCGACGTGCTGGGCGGTCCCACGCACGCCGCCGGCGCGACCGACGAGTCGCTGCTGGCCGAGAGCTTCGGCCTCGACTGA
- a CDS encoding YbhB/YbcL family Raf kinase inhibitor-like protein — protein MSEFTLSSPAFDDGERIPEQYGRDAADISPPLTVAGVPDGAVSLALVMDDPDAVEPAGKVWDHWLVWNVPPDAELPEGWDPGADGATEGSNDFDETGYGGPAPPDREHTYRFRLFALDTTLDLPASADKEDLKVAMSGHVVAETKLTGTYAP, from the coding sequence ATGTCCGAGTTCACCCTCTCCAGCCCGGCGTTCGACGACGGCGAACGGATCCCCGAGCAGTACGGCCGCGACGCCGCGGACATCTCGCCGCCACTGACCGTCGCCGGCGTCCCCGACGGGGCCGTCTCGCTGGCGCTCGTGATGGATGACCCCGACGCGGTCGAGCCGGCCGGCAAGGTGTGGGACCACTGGCTCGTCTGGAACGTCCCCCCGGACGCGGAGCTACCCGAGGGGTGGGACCCGGGGGCCGACGGTGCCACCGAGGGGAGCAACGACTTCGACGAGACGGGCTACGGCGGCCCGGCGCCGCCGGACCGCGAGCACACCTACCGCTTCCGGCTGTTCGCGCTCGATACGACGCTCGACCTCCCGGCGTCGGCCGACAAGGAGGACCTGAAGGTGGCCATGTCGGGCCACGTCGTCGCCGAGACGAAGCTGACGGGCACGTACGCGCCGTAG
- a CDS encoding amidohydrolase family protein, with translation MTERSGPGPGAPFAPAVDAHVHLMPERLMGAIRGALNEEAGWEFPHGADTDTIEAELRRHGVARYVALPYAHRAGIAGDLNDWLVAAAADSSMCIPFGTVHPEDDVRAVVRDAFEAGIRGLKFQCPVQEVAPDDERLAPAYELCAEYDRPVLFHAGTAPMFEDSPHVGIDRYEPFVASYPDVRSCAAHMGTFEHEAFVDLARDHDRVFLDTCFAMATVVDDYVDFDPATIPDAVFEDLAGQVMYGSDFPNMPHAYAREYEGLLARDLSAEAFDALFRGAAARFLEPEVDLPAPDARPGATASEE, from the coding sequence ATGACCGAGCGTTCAGGGCCCGGGCCGGGCGCACCGTTCGCGCCCGCCGTCGACGCACACGTCCATCTGATGCCCGAGCGGCTGATGGGCGCCATCCGCGGGGCTCTCAACGAGGAGGCCGGCTGGGAGTTCCCCCACGGGGCCGACACGGACACCATCGAGGCGGAGCTCCGGCGCCACGGTGTCGCACGCTACGTCGCCCTTCCGTACGCCCACCGCGCGGGTATCGCCGGAGACCTGAACGACTGGCTCGTCGCGGCCGCCGCCGACTCGTCGATGTGTATCCCGTTCGGGACCGTCCACCCCGAGGACGACGTGCGCGCGGTCGTCCGGGACGCGTTCGAGGCGGGCATCCGCGGGCTGAAGTTCCAGTGCCCGGTGCAGGAGGTGGCCCCCGACGACGAGCGGCTCGCGCCCGCATACGAACTCTGTGCCGAGTACGACCGTCCGGTCCTGTTCCACGCCGGTACGGCGCCCATGTTCGAGGACTCGCCGCACGTCGGCATCGACCGGTACGAGCCGTTCGTCGCGTCGTACCCGGATGTCCGTTCCTGTGCGGCGCACATGGGCACGTTCGAGCACGAGGCGTTCGTCGACCTCGCGCGCGACCACGACCGGGTCTTCCTCGACACCTGCTTCGCGATGGCGACGGTCGTCGACGACTACGTCGACTTCGACCCAGCGACGATACCGGATGCCGTCTTCGAGGACCTCGCCGGGCAGGTCATGTACGGCTCGGACTTCCCGAACATGCCCCACGCGTACGCCCGGGAGTACGAGGGACTGCTCGCACGCGACCTCTCGGCGGAGGCGTTCGACGCGCTGTTCCGGGGTGCAGCGGCCCGGTTTCTCGAACCCGAGGTCGACCTGCCGGCCCCGGACGCGCGGCCGGGTGCGACAGCGTCCGAGGAGTAG
- a CDS encoding HIT family protein: MTDDCIFCAIVAGDIPSRTVYESENVLAFLDANPLAPGHTLVIPKAHHERLNDLDDGLAGEVLGTLNALVPVVEDAVDAPASTVAFNNGAEAGQEVPHVHGHIVPRFEDDGGGPIHAVAGSRPDLSDEELDDIAERIRERE; the protein is encoded by the coding sequence ATGACCGACGACTGCATCTTCTGTGCCATCGTGGCCGGCGACATCCCCTCGCGGACCGTCTACGAGAGCGAGAACGTCCTGGCGTTCCTCGACGCGAACCCGCTCGCGCCGGGGCACACACTCGTCATCCCGAAGGCCCACCACGAGCGGCTGAACGACCTCGACGACGGGCTCGCCGGCGAGGTCCTCGGGACGCTGAACGCGCTCGTCCCGGTGGTCGAGGACGCCGTCGACGCCCCCGCCTCGACGGTCGCGTTCAACAACGGGGCCGAGGCCGGCCAGGAGGTGCCCCACGTCCACGGCCACATCGTCCCGCGCTTCGAGGACGACGGCGGTGGCCCCATCCACGCCGTCGCCGGGTCGCGCCCGGACCTCTCCGACGAGGAACTCGACGACATCGCCGAGCGCATCCGGGAGCGGGAGTAG
- a CDS encoding dihydrodipicolinate synthase family protein — MTGDAPSPGGADPLSLGGVVPPVVTAFEADESLDPEGTAAHAEFVVDGGASAVFPLGTNGEAPLLTAEERDEVVATVVDAVGDRVPVIAGVGAPSTGETVARAEAAAAAGADGVVVVTPYYYPLDGPAAVEHYRAVIEAVDRPVYVYHIPGRTGNALSLETLDALAEAGIAGVKDSSKDVPWLGQAVDDHPELTFLVGSDSLLVPGLDAGCAGLVSAVANVFPELVVDLYEAYDAGNRERARQLQSTVYDVRTALKRGPYMAGVKTALSLRDGPDVGPLRRPLRRMDADEQAALETTLEELGLP; from the coding sequence ATGACCGGCGACGCACCGTCCCCGGGAGGCGCGGACCCGCTCTCGCTGGGCGGGGTCGTCCCACCCGTCGTGACGGCCTTCGAGGCGGACGAGTCGCTGGACCCGGAGGGAACGGCGGCCCACGCCGAGTTCGTCGTCGACGGGGGCGCGAGCGCCGTCTTCCCGCTCGGAACGAACGGCGAGGCGCCCTTGCTGACCGCCGAGGAGCGCGACGAGGTGGTGGCGACGGTGGTCGACGCCGTCGGCGACCGCGTCCCCGTCATCGCGGGTGTGGGCGCGCCGAGCACGGGCGAGACGGTCGCGCGGGCCGAGGCCGCCGCGGCCGCCGGCGCCGACGGAGTGGTCGTCGTCACCCCCTACTACTACCCGCTGGACGGGCCGGCCGCGGTGGAGCACTACCGCGCGGTGATCGAGGCGGTCGACCGGCCGGTGTACGTCTACCACATCCCGGGCCGGACCGGGAACGCCCTGTCGCTGGAGACGCTCGACGCGCTCGCCGAGGCCGGCATCGCGGGCGTGAAGGACTCAAGCAAGGACGTACCGTGGCTGGGGCAGGCTGTCGACGACCACCCCGAACTCACGTTCCTCGTGGGGTCGGACTCGCTGCTGGTTCCGGGGCTCGATGCCGGCTGCGCCGGCCTGGTGAGCGCCGTCGCGAACGTCTTCCCCGAACTGGTCGTGGACCTGTACGAGGCGTACGACGCGGGCAACCGCGAGCGGGCCCGCCAGCTGCAGTCGACGGTGTACGACGTGCGCACGGCGCTGAAGCGGGGCCCGTACATGGCGGGCGTGAAGACGGCGCTCTCGCTGCGCGACGGGCCGGACGTCGGACCGCTGCGGCGGCCCCTGCGGCGGATGGACGCCGACGAACAGGCAGCCCTGGAGACGACGCTGGAGGAGCTGGGACTCCCGTGA
- a CDS encoding mandelate racemase/muconate lactonizing enzyme family protein, producing the protein MTRDYGGLRDPNAEYTMRKLSAEAMGVTAKRGGGRDVEITDIQTTMVDGNFPWTLVRVYTDAGIVGTGEAYWGAGVPELIDRMTPFLVGENPLDIDRLYEHLVQKTSGEGSVEGVTVTAIAGIEVALHDLAGRILELPAYQLLGGKYRDEVRVYCDCHTAAEADPEACADEAERVVEELGYDALKFDLDVPSGHEIDRANRHLRPGEVRHKADIVERVTERVRNRADVAFDCHWSFGANSAERLAGAIEEHDVWWLEDPVPPENIDVQERVTRSTLTPIAAGENRYRVTELRRLVEDGAVDIVAPDMPKMGGMRETVKVANVADQHYVPVAMHNVASPVGTVAGAHVAAAIPNALALEYHSYELDWWADLVSEPVIEDGRITVPEDPGLGVTLDLDTVAEHMVEGETLFDPE; encoded by the coding sequence ATGACCCGGGACTACGGTGGGCTCCGCGACCCGAACGCGGAGTACACGATGCGGAAGCTGTCGGCGGAGGCGATGGGCGTCACCGCGAAGCGCGGCGGGGGTCGTGACGTCGAGATCACGGACATCCAGACGACGATGGTCGACGGCAACTTCCCGTGGACCCTCGTGCGCGTCTACACCGACGCCGGTATCGTCGGCACGGGGGAGGCCTACTGGGGCGCAGGAGTCCCGGAGCTGATCGACCGGATGACGCCGTTCCTCGTCGGAGAGAACCCCCTCGACATCGACCGGCTGTACGAGCATCTCGTCCAGAAGACCTCCGGCGAGGGCTCCGTCGAGGGCGTGACGGTCACCGCCATCGCGGGCATCGAGGTGGCGCTGCACGACCTCGCCGGTCGCATCCTCGAGCTGCCGGCCTACCAGCTGCTCGGGGGGAAGTACCGCGACGAGGTCCGGGTCTACTGCGACTGCCACACGGCCGCCGAGGCCGACCCCGAGGCCTGCGCCGACGAGGCCGAGCGCGTGGTCGAGGAGCTGGGCTACGACGCGCTGAAGTTCGACCTGGACGTGCCGAGCGGCCACGAGATCGACCGGGCGAACCGCCACCTCCGGCCGGGCGAGGTCCGACACAAGGCCGACATCGTCGAGCGGGTCACCGAGCGGGTCCGGAATCGTGCGGACGTGGCGTTCGACTGCCACTGGTCGTTCGGCGCCAACAGCGCCGAGCGGCTGGCCGGCGCCATCGAGGAGCACGACGTCTGGTGGCTGGAGGACCCCGTGCCGCCGGAGAACATCGACGTGCAGGAGCGGGTCACGCGCTCGACACTGACCCCCATCGCGGCCGGCGAGAACCGCTATCGTGTGACCGAACTCCGGCGCCTCGTCGAGGACGGGGCCGTCGACATCGTGGCGCCGGATATGCCGAAGATGGGCGGGATGCGCGAGACGGTGAAGGTGGCGAACGTCGCCGACCAGCACTACGTCCCGGTCGCGATGCACAACGTCGCCTCGCCGGTCGGAACGGTGGCGGGCGCCCACGTGGCCGCCGCCATCCCGAACGCGCTGGCCCTGGAGTACCACTCCTACGAGCTGGACTGGTGGGCCGACCTCGTCTCGGAACCGGTCATCGAAGACGGTCGGATCACCGTCCCCGAGGACCCGGGCCTCGGCGTCACGCTGGACCTGGACACCGTCGCCGAGCACATGGTCGAGGGGGAGACGCTGTTCGATCCCGAGTAG
- a CDS encoding ParA family protein, producing MSDREGTERGLDGDATALALVGAVGGAGATRLTVEAGAALAHEGRDVALLDAAYATQGLADHCPGRIDPDVTACVTEERPLDEGLVTLPFDTDGRVACLPAYAPFERLARAKAPEAAGRLEGLVERATDRFDAVLVDTPPVAANQAVAAVTTGDRVVLVTPDSRRGADALPRAADRLRDIGVVPDCEVANAGPGGTEGTVQRADVTVPPSEATSPDAAPAYGDDAAFTSAVASVLERTLDIVPDPDDGGGLGEYVPGLSG from the coding sequence ATGTCCGACCGCGAGGGGACGGAGCGAGGGCTGGACGGGGACGCGACCGCGCTGGCGCTGGTCGGCGCCGTCGGCGGGGCCGGGGCGACCCGGCTGACCGTCGAGGCCGGGGCCGCACTGGCACACGAGGGACGGGACGTGGCGCTGCTCGACGCGGCGTACGCCACACAGGGGCTGGCCGACCACTGCCCGGGCCGCATCGACCCGGACGTGACGGCCTGCGTGACCGAGGAGCGGCCGCTGGACGAGGGCCTGGTGACGCTCCCGTTCGACACGGACGGGCGCGTGGCGTGCCTGCCGGCGTACGCGCCGTTCGAGCGGCTGGCACGGGCGAAGGCGCCCGAGGCCGCCGGGCGGCTGGAGGGGCTCGTCGAACGGGCCACCGACCGGTTCGACGCCGTCCTGGTGGACACCCCACCGGTGGCGGCGAACCAGGCCGTCGCGGCCGTCACGACGGGCGACCGGGTGGTGCTGGTGACGCCGGACTCCCGGCGGGGGGCCGACGCGCTCCCGCGGGCGGCCGACCGGCTGCGCGACATCGGCGTCGTCCCGGACTGCGAGGTGGCCAACGCCGGGCCGGGCGGCACGGAGGGGACCGTCCAGCGGGCCGACGTGACCGTCCCCCCGAGCGAGGCGACGAGCCCCGACGCGGCGCCGGCGTACGGCGACGACGCCGCGTTCACGTCGGCCGTCGCGTCGGTACTGGAGAGGACCCTCGACATCGTGCCCGACCCCGACGACGGCGGCGGCCTGGGCGAGTACGTGCCCGGGCTCTCCGGGTAG
- a CDS encoding acyl-CoA dehydrogenase family protein, translated as MDFSEPAEATQIKKALDDFIEQEVAPLENEHPEFLGEDYQRHIVDEDHYQVPEYREIVEEIRKKSVEAGFYGMDMPEEVGGGGVDLVTSAIVAEHLANRPPGFHSAITGGAGGPTKVLLACTEEQREEYLDPLMQGEITTCFALTEPDHGSDPHYMDTTAEKEGDEWVIDGEKYWITNAPYADFAMVFARTSGEKGDYGGITCFLVDSDQYEVEKVHRTMGLTPGGQAQLRFDGARVGEDAVLGEVDNGFGTAMSWIGGGRIKIAANAVGTAQFLLDTAVDYARDRETFGKPIGHRQGVSFQLADLATDVQQVRQLYRYAAWKIESGERARMEESMAKLRGAELANHAADVAMQVYGGAGFMKDAPIEREYRTARVLRIFEGTDEIQRRTIARELI; from the coding sequence ATGGACTTCAGCGAACCGGCCGAGGCGACACAGATCAAGAAGGCGCTGGACGACTTCATCGAGCAGGAGGTGGCGCCGCTGGAGAACGAGCACCCCGAGTTCCTCGGCGAGGACTACCAGCGCCACATCGTCGACGAGGACCACTACCAGGTGCCCGAGTACCGCGAGATCGTCGAGGAGATCCGGAAGAAGTCCGTCGAGGCGGGGTTCTACGGGATGGACATGCCCGAGGAGGTCGGCGGTGGCGGCGTCGACCTCGTCACGTCGGCCATCGTCGCCGAGCACCTCGCGAACCGGCCGCCGGGGTTCCACTCGGCCATCACGGGCGGCGCGGGCGGCCCGACGAAGGTGCTGCTGGCCTGTACGGAGGAGCAACGCGAGGAGTACCTCGACCCCCTCATGCAGGGGGAGATAACGACCTGCTTCGCGCTCACGGAGCCGGACCACGGGTCGGACCCGCACTACATGGACACGACCGCCGAGAAGGAGGGCGACGAGTGGGTCATCGACGGCGAGAAGTACTGGATCACGAACGCGCCGTACGCCGACTTCGCGATGGTGTTCGCGCGCACGTCGGGCGAGAAGGGCGACTACGGCGGCATCACCTGCTTCCTCGTCGATTCCGACCAGTACGAGGTCGAGAAGGTCCACCGGACGATGGGCCTGACGCCGGGCGGCCAGGCCCAGCTCCGGTTCGACGGCGCCCGCGTCGGCGAGGACGCCGTCCTCGGGGAGGTCGACAACGGCTTCGGCACCGCGATGAGCTGGATCGGCGGCGGCCGAATCAAGATCGCCGCCAACGCCGTCGGCACGGCACAGTTCCTCCTCGATACCGCCGTCGACTACGCCCGCGACCGGGAGACGTTCGGCAAGCCCATCGGCCACCGGCAGGGCGTCTCCTTCCAGCTCGCCGACCTCGCGACGGACGTCCAGCAGGTCCGCCAGCTCTACCGGTACGCCGCCTGGAAGATCGAGAGCGGCGAGCGCGCCCGGATGGAGGAGTCGATGGCCAAGCTCCGGGGCGCCGAACTCGCCAACCACGCCGCCGACGTGGCGATGCAGGTGTACGGCGGGGCCGGCTTCATGAAGGACGCCCCCATCGAGCGCGAGTACCGCACCGCGCGGGTCCTGCGTATCTTCGAGGGGACCGACGAGATCCAGCGCCGGACCATCGCACGCGAACTCATCTGA